The DNA region CAATAGACAAATCAAGCTGAGTATAGAATGATTACACGAAAATATCCTGCATCGAAACCTTGACTGAATACAAAATTGATACGTTCTTGAAATAGAGTTGACTTTGGTTTAGgatttcatttcaaaattatttaattaatcggTCCATAGTACAGTATGTGAGACGACTAACGTCACCATATTCTAGACCTAGAAGACCAGCAATTGCTGTAGGCGGAAGATGAGTAGATGCTTCGAATAGGAAGCCTCTCCAAATAACAGAACCAAAGAAGATTCACACAGCATTAGAGCTTATCGCAAATACCGGCAAAAAAAATCGATAATGTACTAAAGAACTATAGAGTATAAAATTGaagataatacaaaattaacgattgtttgttgttttgtaTCTCCGGGATATAGGTGGCTGATGGGTCGGTCTCCAGTAACTTAAAAAAGAGGGTAGGTTGGCCacctatatttttaactgaagAATTGAGGGTCATACACCAAATTTTTATAGTCACTAAGCCAATAgcatattgttataataattttctatataatatattttgctttttaCACTCAAAAATAAGAAGCGTTACTAAAGCTACTTATACTAAAAGCTAGCTAAACTATGCTCTAAACTTAAATGACAGGACATGTAGCAAGACTCTCTGACGATCGATGGAAAATAAGGGTGACCCGGTTGCAACTATTGGGAAAGGAAACAGAGGAAGATCGCTCACGAGATGGGAGGACGACATTGCTAAAACGGCTTGAGCTGGATGCAACTCACCCAAAACCGAGATACCTGGAGATCATTGGAGAAGGCTTTCACCTGCGAAAGGTTCTTGCAAAATAATTGGGAGATAGATATAAAgaataggaaaaaaaatagttaaatgtacttaaaagtataaatgtactcgtaataaataatataaagtttactTTGTTCTAgtgcaattaataaatttttatttaattttttattaaaaaaaatacatattaaaagtattttaatacatatttttttaaaattggaacaaaattatttttgaatttcgattttgtttttcagactaaataaataataagctaCAAATAGCTAAAGTTAtaagtgattttaataaataacaataaaattcgCTTTAGTGATAATATTGCAAAATCAAAAACGTTTGCCACAATATTACAATCAAAATTACACAGCTCGTTGTAACAATATGTAACAAACTGTTCTACAGatttattgtacaaaaaacaaataatagacAGAGACCGACGTACTCTTTAACATAGGTTAGAAAAGGATAGATAGCCAGCCGATAGTGAAAGTAGAAAGCAtgacaataaattttatttatcttatttcaTTGTGTTTTTACACGAACGTATTTAGAAgaatttattgtatactaAAGTATTTATCATTTACAAATGTTGATTTCTAACACAAAATCGTTTTATGAACCACATATCTAAAGTTATACACACTTGAAGTCTTTCATTAACGATTGGTTACATAATTTGGTAAAGATTTTGATAACTTCAGCAGGGTACTTACAATTTCCTGATacttatactttaaaaatagtgagtctttttaatcgccaagtctCTTGTTAGTGCTTTTTGTCCGCTCTTTCCCTgtgtagtaaatgtaaatttagagctctatttaaattcataagtATGGTATTGTTTCaataggaataaaaaaaatgattgaatgaaattaaattctaacatAATCTTTGCATTTAATTTGGTATGCCTTTCTGGAGAATTCAATTTTCTAGTTTCTAAAATCTTTGTGATACTTATTATTCTCCAACATTATTCTTCCGTTTAAAGGTATATTCCGTAGGTAGTTCATTATCTAATGTGTGATCTTGAATTACCtccacaattaaaaatataaccaacTATTGGATATATATTGCAATATTTTGCTCCGACTTTTACTCTAggagtaaattatattaaaataccttaatattataaatattgagaaCTACGCAGTTTAATAGTGTAttctttcttttatattgGCTCTTATAATTTAGATGGAACGAAACTCTAATGCCATTTCAATTTCAATCGGAAACTCAATTTGGTTCGAATTGCATTCTAGCCTAAGCTATCGTATGTTGATATACTGTGTACCGAATATATTCATTAACAACGCTTTAATAGACATTTATTAGTTTGTACGACTTTttgtgatttattataaaatttatatcattattacgAGCTACCCAAGAAGGTTTGAATTCTGTGTGTGACACGAGGTCTGATACATGGCGGGACACGTTGTTCCTTCACAGTACGAGACAAGTCAAAATCGGggatatagaaaaatatgttgGTAACTGAGGTTCGAACGCccaatttaagaatatttatttggttTACGCGAACactacatatttaaaactaacggatatatatattacaacatATACATAACTAGACGTTTGTCTTCTAGgtgcttttaaaaattctacCAAATTTTACAGAACATAATGTTGGTTACATATCGTTAAGATTATCCTGTTAAAAAAGTATctttaaattgtgttaaatttCTTTTGAAAGTGATATTGCCTTCCgtgttaaaatagaaaaaaaaatgcgaCCCTTCGCTCGAGGTATCAAAACAACTTAAAACCTCTCAACGTTGACGGCAAAAAAATTGTACgaagatttaaaatttatagaacCGAAAGCGAAATTTCTTTGCTatatgaaaattgaacataaataacaataattgaaactgtagaaaacttaattttcaTAGATAGTTGATAGGTTAACGGAGCTATAacttaaaacaacaaaactaTATAGCCTTGCCTTTAATACATAGATACATATTCCATCGTCTAAATAGTTTATTACTGTATCAAATAGCTAATAACAATAGCTGTGATTACTGTTAAAGATGGCATTATCcatgataatttatattaacgttAGTAGACTTTCCACTGTTAACAGTcattaaatatgtttcattcacaatctaaataataacaaagtcGCAGAGTGTAAAATGACAGTCGAAGCCTTCTTACTTTTTCTCGCGTTGTTGTCGTTTTTTCGAAAGCCACTATAAAAGACATTATATCAAACCTTTCTCACTTATTTCTCGAACCAGTGCTTTGAAAAATGTTCCGGAAAATTGTGATGCTCGCCCTTTGTTCGGGTACATACGCGTTACTCGACAGTGATATTGATTTAGCAGATGGGGTGAAATTAGTAAATGTGCCTATATCTAATAGCTTGGAGGAATCTGGACGATCGCTCGGCGATACTATGTTGTTTAGAATGGCGAAGTTTCTACAAGGACATGAGCTACACGTTAAATTGCCCAATCTGATCGAAAAGGATAAGCTGAGTCGAGTTTTCCAGGAATCACTGAAAGTTGTTGACGAGTCGTATAAGGAAAGCAATGGTAAggataactaaaatattattttaaatatatacataatattaagtttctcatgtaaataaaatataattttgttatgagAAATTAAGtgctttaaacattattttaaataacttaaaatatctgaatacatataaatttttaggtTTCAAAAGTACAGTTTTTATAAACAGAACTCGTTTCATTATGTCTTCTATAGTGTTAAGATGTAAAGTTTTAACTTCCAATTATTACATTGAAAATACTACATTATCTTGTTGCTTTAGACAGTAGATAATACATAATGCAACGATACAAAGTTGTCACTAAGCCgcttaaaatacaatatccaGAACggaattacaataaaaactagGTTTTACAGTAGTTTTTATCGAATATTGAATCATTGCGTGAGTGAAATGTCACGCTTTTCTTAGTCGAAAGTGagtctaaaattaaatacagttattatatacagcacatatattatttagcgTAATTATGATTGGCTAGATAAACGACGGAAGGGTTCAATGgctttttaataagaaaaagttgtaaccaataatatttaataataatataccgagtaaagaaattaaaataaattttacatttctatTAGTTGATAACAACATAATatgttctaaatattttagaaaacatatactaaatgtataataatacaatatattcgTTTTAAACGTGAATTTATCACACTATTTTTAACTCAATGTTTTATAAGCTTTACAGCCGTCGTGGTCAACGAGACaggaaaattgtatttaaattgcataagccttgtttttatataacttttttttctgaTACTtacttcaataatttaatttacttataaaggAGTAGATAAATTCTCGATTTTGAAAATCTTACGAAAATTTAAACACTGCATAGTTCCATTattgaaaacttaaagtaaacAACGACCTTAACTACATATGGACACGAAAAACTGATATGATATTTTACGAACAGGTACAGGGCGCGGTAAGGGCGATGGCGGAGGTTCAATGGCCTTATTAGGGCTCATGTTCGCGAAAACCCTGGGGGCAGCTGGAATCGGAGGCTTGGGATTGCTCACTATGAAGGTAAGGATGGTTGCTTAGTACGGTTTTTCCGGCTTATACAGTATATACTACGATTATATATCTCTTTCTTCCcgaataaacaaatttgtaaCGAAAGTACTTAATGctgataataattaactacTTACGTACGTTcgtataagtatatattgttAGTTGTTAGTAATATCAATaacgttataatatttattattcacgTGCTTTCctagctcaacgaataagtatcgtaatACAGCGAAGAAATGCTGCTAGCGTTAAAAGTTCACTGCCACAggtacaaaactttttaaatttgttgtaattttctatttattcatttttaattattaatatttataacgttATTGAGTTTTACAATGAGTGATGGTCCTGATTTTAGTTCCGTTATTGCAAATTGTTCCGCTAAAAGGTCAAAATTCCTCAATTATAACTATGACagactattaataataaaatatatgttaaatataattgttataatttgtcCTTGAACTTGTAACCCTTACATATTCTCTCAGATATACTTGAGATAGCAAGAGATGATGGAGTCTCATTTCACAAGTCAATCAGTTTACGAGTATccttttatctaaataaattaaatgaacttTTAAAGATGCGGTCATATAACCAAGCGATTTTAGTCGAGACTACAAAacataccaatttttttttaatttgcgtctttaatgatttattttatctaatcaTAACGGATTAAAAATACTCGAATTGTTCCAGCCGTTTTCAAGTTTTGGGCTTGGCAACATATTTTgtcattcatttttatttatatagggcAAAAAATACCTTATTACCGTATAATTGGATCTATGGTGGATCTATTAGTAGGTAACTAatcaaaagtttataaattatgtatttaataaataataattacattcgTGAAATAGcgaaaattttttattttattttattaggcGTAGGCGTAGGCTTTGAACCAATTAGTGTGAAGCACCCCTAATCTATGctgttagttaaaatatataagcgaATAAAGATCAAACGAGTACCCCAAGGCAGTTTCTAGATCTTtaacgatttatttattgattcaattgaaatacaatttgtcaatgggaatacaataaaatgtaatgaCTGAAATTGCGAAACTACGTACTAAGAAACTTTGTTATGGTAGGAAGGCATTCATTTATCGATGATAAGGCTAACCTTAAGTATCATCAAAGGTAGTTAGTCGCAATAAGAACCTATTGTGAAGgaattgcatttttatatcaaaaactttattaaaaaaaatctgtagcAATATAGCACTTGTTCTAACTGATACCTTATATGTAGTTTTATTGTCGCAAGGAGCATTGGCTCCAAGcaatatttgtttcaaatgAAGTGCCATCACTGTAATTGTATTAGGAGTTGTATTAGATCGAATAGAATTCAATCATTTCATTAACCATAAATACATTAGAAACCCCATCTGATACTGAATActgatttttactttattttaagtgaATTTCTCAGTGGGTAATAAATAAGTGAATCATTGTTGTATGACCTTtactgtaatatttttctaaagaaTTATAAACCTTGCCTATTTATATTGTACTTGTAACAACGCACAACTTGTCTAGTAGTTTTTTAACATCTTGAATCATTTAATCATGCCACATACGTATAATTTGtatcaattttcttaacctaaaaagtaataataaaaacaatcaaaaagaaaataaaaacaaatttaaaaagtttggtccctgtggcagtgtacctttagcgctggcagcatttcctcgctgtattgcgaaacttatttaaaattagatttacTAAAGCGTCATTACGAAAATGATATTGGAAATAAGTAGAATATGAACTTAAAACACTGCCTTCATTTATGATGACAATGttatgtatgtacaaaaatttCTGAAATGAATACTATTAGGGATATAGGGCAAGATATTTGGATACagtataaaagtataattctAATTATAGTGTATAATTCTCAGTTCAATCATGTATTAACTCGAAGTGGTAATTCCATACCCACCTCtcaattaataatgtaaaaaaggCATACAGTTAGAGATCTttcaaagtgttaataaatatatacctaaacATCTTAACTTTGACTTCTAGGCATTAGCGGTGTCAGCCCTCGCTTTAATGCTGTCAGCGATTGTTGGTGTCAAGAAGCTGACCTCTCATGATGAGCACGACGATCACCAGGTGATATACGCTGGTCACCATGGTCATCATAGACGGAGACGAGAAATAATCACGCCTCTGCCATACCAGGGATGGACTGAGTACCAGAATTAATAGTTGttagagtttatttatttgtaaataaattatttattttacacagtttttcatttcaataacttaaataatgtgtaatagtattttttatgaaatcatGTAAGAAATGGAGTAATTAACGTCATCAATAATCATAACTATCAAACATAcagtttttttacaattgttttaacctacacagtaataataaaaataattaaaactcttTATAAACTCTTTATAAAACTCTTTATTGTAGCATATAACAGCAAAAGTATTGTCTATTTTAGAATGTAAAGATGTATATTATAAGCAAACAATTACCTatcaaaagtaattaaatccATTTACtagttactatttttttatagaacaggggtcaaactggcaggaggcttacccgatgttaagtggacccatggacactcaatgggCTCTCAAATGCCTTGCCAGCCCCTTAAGAATTGGTGTGCgcttttcttgaagtatcccaagtcgaattggttcgaaaatacttcagtcggAGGTGGTTCCAGATAGAGGTGGTGCGCAGTCAAAAACTTCCTTACAAATGTtcagttgtagaacgacggaCCTCGAGGTTATACtgatgaaattttgtaatctgcctcgacgtccgatgatgaaactcagctgcaggcattaatccgaacaactcatCTGAATagtctccatggtaaatgcggtagaagatgcagagtgacctcACATATCTACGGAACGCCGCTCGGAAagggattggtcgtcgacgttTTGGACCCGcccttcgttgaatacggtcaactTGAGTGGATACTCCATGTGTGGCCGAATGCCCGGccggcccggagtgaagtacagTACCTGCCTTGCTAAGCTTTTTGAAGGCTAATTAGGCTTTCCCTCTAAATGACCGCAagactgaacgtcgttcgatatgacAAAGCCAAGCATTCCGATGCTGGTTGTGGCTTTAAGAAGAATGTCTTCGATAAGAGGAGTAGCGGCAAAGGGTGTTTTATTATCGGAAAGCGCTAACTTGGGTCTTCTTAAATTAAGCTAGATTTAGTCTATCCCAGTCCGTGACTCCACGTAatagagtttcgacttcagacgcAACTTTGTTCCGATACTCAATGACTGTCCCCAGTGCTGTcatccgcatagcaatgaatatTGCttagttgcaacatatcattaatatgcaaaAGAAACAGGGTGGGGGATAGGACATAGCCGATCCACAAGGCCCAGCGTTTACGTTGATGAAGTAACGTCACATCTTAAAAGTG from Pieris brassicae chromosome 2, ilPieBrab1.1, whole genome shotgun sequence includes:
- the LOC123720208 gene encoding uncharacterized protein LOC123720208 yields the protein MFRKIVMLALCSGTYALLDSDIDLADGVKLVNVPISNSLEESGRSLGDTMLFRMAKFLQGHELHVKLPNLIEKDKLSRVFQESLKVVDESYKESNGTGRGKGDGGGSMALLGLMFAKTLGAAGIGGLGLLTMKALAVSALALMLSAIVGVKKLTSHDEHDDHQVIYAGHHGHHRRRREIITPLPYQGWTEYQN